Genomic DNA from Paenibacillus sp. KS-LC4:
CACCAGAAATCGCATGGATGATATGCTGGCGGTAATGTAACACGTTTTTATTCATAATAAGACCGACCTCTCGACCTAAATTTGTTCTAAATGAATTTTATTATTGATGCTCTCAATTAAGAAAGTGCCGGCATCATGCTCGTACTTTATCATGTGCATCCCTGTATTGCTCATCTTAAATTGCCATTGAAGCAAATTGTCGTTGTCCAGCTTCATAAAATGTAATAACGCCAATTGAATGCAAAACGCATGCGTGAAAACGATTACATTCGCAGTAGAATCATGTCCGTATTGATCCAGCAATTCCTGACAAAAACCGACAACTCGCTCTCTCTGCGATTTCAATGATTCCAGATCACGGATAACCTCCTGATCAGGGCTGCGGAACCGTTCGTGAAGCAGCATATCCCATTGAAGCTGGGTTATTGGCGGATCAAACCGTGAGGGGGCACGAACTTCTCCCAACCTTTCGTCATGTGACAAGGCGACCGGGAAACGCTGCCGAAAGATATTCGCTGTCTCCAGTGCCCTCTTATAGGGACTGGTAAACATTATTGTTGGCGTAAGCGTTGATGGAAAACGTTCGCGAAGAAGCATAGCCTGCTTCACGCCTAACTCGGTCAACTCGCATAATGGATCGTAGGCTTCGATGAGCGAAGCGTCATGCAATATATTGCATGACGCTTCTGCATGCCGAATCATAATAATGCGCATCGTTTCGCTCCTTCCTCGTTCAACTTATAGTAACGGGTTTCAAGGTAGAAAAACCATCGATCCATTTCTTGAGTGCATGCAAATGGATAAACTCTTCCTCCTCATATACAGAACTGAGCAGTAAGCTCTTTACTCCCAAACGGAAATATTGTTGCAAATATTGAGCAACTTGTCCGTAGCTGCCAACCAAAACCGGGCTGTAGCAGCCTCCATTTCTGAATCCGCCCATCCAAAACACATCATCATACTGTTCATCTTTTATTGCCAACTCTGCCAAATCCCGCTGCCATTGCGATTCTGACTTCATTTTGAGCACAAGCTGTATATCCCCCTGACGGGTCACCGGATATCTGGCATGCGCAACACACCAGGCTTCTTTAGAAGTAGGTCTCGCAATTAACTCGATCCGGATCGCCAATTCAAGCTTGCCCTTGTTCGCAATTGCCCCG
This window encodes:
- a CDS encoding histidine phosphatase family protein, with amino-acid sequence MRIIMIRHAEASCNILHDASLIEAYDPLCELTELGVKQAMLLRERFPSTLTPTIMFTSPYKRALETANIFRQRFPVALSHDERLGEVRAPSRFDPPITQLQWDMLLHERFRSPDQEVIRDLESLKSQRERVVGFCQELLDQYGHDSTANVIVFTHAFCIQLALLHFMKLDNDNLLQWQFKMSNTGMHMIKYEHDAGTFLIESINNKIHLEQI